One genomic region from Remersonia thermophila strain ATCC 22073 chromosome 1, whole genome shotgun sequence encodes:
- a CDS encoding mitochondrial 54S ribosomal protein bL12m, with translation MSLSCRYAAQCCARQLRAAPIRASSSFLLQQQQRQQPRATRRYNSTDAGSANPKIAAIVDQISQLTLLETADLVASLKSRLNIPDLPVGGFAAAPAAAPAAAPAEAEEADAAPAAAEKTLFTVKLVSFDAAAKPKVIKEVKNLLGLSLVDSKKFVESAPKVMKESVPKDEAEKIVATLKELGAVAALE, from the exons atgtcgcTCTCCTGCAGGTACGCAGCGCAATGCtgcgcccgccagctccgtGCTGCTCCGATccgcgcctcgtcctccttcctcctccagcagcagcagcgccaacaACCacgcgcgacgaggaggtaCAACTCGACCGATGCCGGCTCGGCCAACCCcaagatcgccgccatcgtcgaccAGATCAGCCAATTGACCCTGCTGGAGACGGCCGACCTGGTGGCTAGCCTGAAG TCCCGTCTCAACATCCCCGATCTCCCCGTGGGCGGCTTCgctgccgcgcccgccgccgctccggcggctgcccccgcggaggccgaggaggcggacgccgcgcccgccgccgccgagaagacgCTCTTCACCGTCAAGCTCGTGTCgttcgatgccgccgccaagcccaaggtcATCAAGGAGGTCAAGAACCTTCTGGGTCTCAGCCTAGTAGACTCCAAGAAGTTCGTCGAGAGCGCGCCCAAGGTCATGAAGGAGTCGGTgcccaaggacgaggccgagaagatcgTGGCGacgctcaaggagctgggcgccgtggctgcgTTGGAGTAG